DNA from Desulfuromonas sp. AOP6:
GTAAGAACCGCCACCCCCCTGCTGATTTCGACCAGCAAGTTTTCAAATTCCATGTCTCCCCCCTGCCGCATCGCTTCGCTCACGGCTCAAGTATTTTGACCAGGGTACGCCCGCGCACCTGCCCCTTAAGGATCGCCTCGATCTTTTCATCAAGCTCGTCGAGACTGCACTCGCTGCCGATCATTTTCAACCGTTCCGGTTTCCAGTCGCCGGCCAGCTTTTTCCAGACCTGCAGGCGCGTTTCCATGGGACATTGCACTGAATCGACGCCAAGCAGGGAGACGCCGCGCAGAATAAAAGGGAAGACGTTCATGGTCAGATCCGAGGAACCCACCAGACCGCAGCAGGTCACCACGCCGCCGTAGCGGGTAGCCTTGAGGGCCGCTGCCAGGGTCTCGCCGCCGACGGCATCCACCACCCCGGCCCAACGTTCTTTAAGCATGGGTTTTTCGGCCCCTTCGGTGACGGCGGCGCGATGGATGACTTCGCTGGCGCCGAGCTGCTGAAGATAATCCTCTTCCTCGCTTTTGCCCGTGGCGGCGACCACACGGTAACCCGCTTTGGCGAGGATGGCTACCGC
Protein-coding regions in this window:
- a CDS encoding YhdH/YhfP family quinone oxidoreductase is translated as MSQRMFKAMVVEEGENRKFTRKLTSRRIDELPPGDVLIKVHYSSLNYKDALSAIGNKGVSRNYPHTPGIDAAGEVVECSTALISRGQKVLVTGYDLGMNTTGGFGEYIRVPSKWVVPLPEGLSLRESMILGTAGFTAALSVWKLAGAGVKPGDGDILVTGATGGVGSLAVAILAKAGYRVVAATGKSEEEDYLQQLGASEVIHRAAVTEGAEKPMLKERWAGVVDAVGGETLAAALKATRYGGVVTCCGLVGSSDLTMNVFPFILRGVSLLGVDSVQCPMETRLQVWKKLAGDWKPERLKMIGSECSLDELDEKIEAILKGQVRGRTLVKILEP